The Syntrophaceae bacterium DNA segment TCTTCATTGGAACCGAAGAGTCGCGGCTTAATCCGAGTAACCTGGTTTTGATTTACTTCTATACGCGCCGGGAAAAGTAGATTGCCCGAAGTCAACCGACTGGCGGTGAATACATGATTGTCGTCAACCATCACGTTCTCCTTCGATCCGATAATATATTTTCTTTTAGGTGGATCATCGTCACGCTAGATCCCATTAACACAGGGAGAAGATCACTCAACATCAGCCGCCGGATCGGGCTCGAAACGCCAGGTACCCGAAGATGATGAGGACCGCCAGAAGAGCGAGCCGTGCCATCCACATCAAGCTCGTGTGGGCTACGTGTCGCGTACCAGTCGGTTTGATGCCGGTTACGGCCAAAATGCCTGTGATGATTACTGCGAGACCGAGCCATCCTAACCAACTCATATCGTTCAGTCCTGCATCAGTCCGTGAAAACTCTGGGCGTCGCTCTTTCAGCATGTCGCAATCGCGGCGTGTCAAAAACATGCGTGATGACGAGTTCGTTTGTTGTTTCGGGCATCATGCCTTTCGAGGTCCTGATTGTGGTTTCATGCAACCGCAGCCTGAAACTCAAGCATGCTGCGGTGCATGATATGCCACTCTTCCTACTTTCCTAGAACCGACTTGACCTGCCCGATTTTCTCCTGAACCTGGCCGGCTATCTTTTCACCGGTGCCTTCAGTTTCCAACTTTTGATTATCTGTTAGTTCTCCCGTAACCTCCTTGATTTTACCTTTTACTTGATGAAACGTGCCTTCCGCCTTGTCCCTAATGCTCGATTTCATGGTATTCCTCCTTCGCCTATTTTACGATGAGATCATTCCTGACGGATTTGACCCCTTCAACGCTGCGAGCGATATGCCCTGCCTTATCGACGGCATTCGCGGAATCAACGAAACCGCTCAGTTG contains these protein-coding regions:
- a CDS encoding CsbD family protein — its product is MKSSIRDKAEGTFHQVKGKIKEVTGELTDNQKLETEGTGEKIAGQVQEKIGQVKSVLGK